One Thermoanaerobacter pseudethanolicus ATCC 33223 DNA window includes the following coding sequences:
- the murG gene encoding undecaprenyldiphospho-muramoylpentapeptide beta-N-acetylglucosaminyltransferase translates to MKYLFAGGGTGGHIYPAIAIAKEILKNEKNAQILFVGTKKGLENELVPREGFELKTITVQGFKRKLSLDTLKTIYKAMVGLKEANNILNEFKPDVVIGTGGYVCGPVLMMAALKGIPTLIHEQNAFPGLTNKVLSRFVKVVAVSFEESVKYFKNKEKVVVTGNPIRRELLKVTKEEGLKNLGFYSDKPLIVSVGGSRGAEKINFTMVEFLKQKDKNLQVLIITGANQYEKVLEKVKTETIDIDETVKIIPYCHNMQDVYAAADIIICRAGAITLAEITAKGVASILIPSPYVANNHQEYNARVLEKAGASYVILEKDLTAEKLYKKIKYLLDNPQVLSKMRDNAQKISKIDAAEKIYKLIKSIT, encoded by the coding sequence TTGAAATATTTGTTTGCAGGTGGAGGTACTGGAGGACATATTTATCCTGCCATAGCCATTGCTAAGGAAATATTAAAAAATGAAAAAAATGCTCAAATTTTATTTGTAGGTACAAAAAAAGGTTTAGAAAATGAGTTAGTACCAAGAGAAGGTTTTGAATTAAAGACGATTACTGTGCAAGGATTTAAAAGGAAATTATCATTGGATACGTTAAAAACTATTTATAAAGCAATGGTGGGTCTTAAGGAAGCAAATAATATTTTAAATGAATTTAAACCAGATGTAGTAATTGGAACAGGGGGATATGTTTGCGGTCCTGTTTTAATGATGGCGGCTTTAAAAGGGATACCTACTTTGATTCATGAACAAAATGCTTTTCCAGGCCTTACAAATAAGGTACTATCACGATTTGTGAAAGTAGTAGCGGTAAGTTTTGAAGAATCAGTTAAATATTTTAAAAATAAAGAAAAAGTTGTGGTAACAGGTAATCCAATTAGAAGAGAATTGCTAAAAGTTACTAAAGAGGAAGGTTTAAAAAATTTGGGTTTTTATTCTGATAAACCTTTAATAGTATCAGTAGGGGGAAGTAGAGGAGCAGAAAAAATAAATTTTACAATGGTAGAATTTTTAAAGCAAAAGGATAAAAACTTGCAAGTTTTAATAATTACAGGAGCTAATCAATATGAAAAAGTGTTGGAAAAAGTTAAAACTGAAACTATAGACATAGATGAAACAGTTAAAATAATTCCTTATTGTCACAATATGCAGGATGTATATGCTGCCGCAGATATTATAATCTGTAGGGCTGGGGCTATTACTTTGGCAGAAATTACTGCAAAAGGTGTTGCTTCTATTTTGATTCCTTCTCCTTATGTTGCTAATAATCACCAAGAGTATAACGCCCGGGTGTTAGAAAAAGCCGGAGCTTCTTATGTTATTTTAGAAAAGGATTTGACAGCAGAAAAATTATACAAAAAAATCAAATATCTTTTGGATAATCCTCAAGTACTTTCAAAAATGAGAGATAATGCCCAAAAAATTTCTAAAATTGATGCTGCGGAGAAAATATACAAGCTTATAAAAAGCATAACTTAA
- the murA gene encoding UDP-N-acetylglucosamine 1-carboxyvinyltransferase, with product MGKFKINGGNRLYGELKVNGAKNSVLPILAASILNEGISVIHDCPKLKDVYSMIEILEHLGCKVTFKGRDIIVDARDVKDSEIPDSLMRTMRSSIFLMGALISRNKKALMSFPGGCDIGHRPIDLHLKGLRRLGVKVEESYGYIKCEGGKIRGNEIHLDLPSVGATENIMLAGVFAEGVTIIRNAAKEPEIEDLQNFLNSMGAKISGAGTNTIIIEGVKRLHDAEYTIISDRIVAGTYLCAAAMTRGELTVVNALKEHLEPLLSKLRETGCEIHAGNDYIKIICDKRPKAVDMIVTLPYPGFPTDLQPQMVSVLSVADGTSIVTETIFDNRFKYTEELIRMGADIKVDGRVAVIRGVEKLMGAKVVARDLRGGAALIIAGLGAEGATIVEEAEHIDRGYESIEKALKSVGGDIVRIM from the coding sequence ATGGGGAAATTTAAAATTAATGGAGGGAACAGGCTGTATGGTGAGTTAAAGGTAAATGGCGCTAAAAATTCTGTTTTACCCATCCTTGCAGCATCAATTTTAAATGAAGGGATTTCTGTAATACATGATTGTCCTAAATTAAAAGATGTTTATTCAATGATAGAAATTTTAGAACATTTAGGTTGTAAGGTAACTTTTAAAGGCAGAGACATTATTGTAGATGCAAGGGATGTAAAAGATAGTGAAATACCTGATAGCTTAATGAGAACCATGAGGTCATCTATATTTTTGATGGGGGCTTTAATATCAAGAAACAAAAAAGCTTTGATGAGTTTTCCAGGAGGTTGTGATATAGGACACAGACCTATAGATTTACACCTTAAGGGTTTGAGAAGATTAGGAGTTAAAGTGGAAGAATCTTATGGATATATTAAATGTGAAGGTGGGAAGATAAGAGGAAATGAAATTCACTTAGACCTTCCTAGTGTAGGAGCCACAGAAAATATCATGTTGGCGGGAGTTTTTGCAGAAGGCGTCACCATCATTAGAAATGCAGCAAAAGAACCGGAAATAGAAGACTTGCAGAATTTTTTAAACTCTATGGGGGCTAAAATATCAGGAGCTGGTACTAACACGATTATCATAGAAGGAGTAAAAAGATTGCATGATGCGGAATACACCATAATTTCAGATAGAATTGTTGCGGGTACTTATCTTTGTGCTGCGGCGATGACACGAGGAGAATTAACAGTAGTAAATGCTTTAAAAGAACATTTAGAACCATTGTTGTCAAAATTGAGAGAAACGGGATGCGAAATACATGCTGGAAATGATTATATAAAAATTATATGCGATAAGCGCCCCAAAGCAGTAGATATGATTGTTACATTGCCATACCCTGGCTTTCCCACAGATTTACAGCCCCAGATGGTTTCGGTTTTATCTGTAGCAGATGGGACATCTATTGTTACGGAGACAATATTTGATAATAGATTTAAATACACAGAAGAACTTATACGAATGGGAGCAGATATAAAAGTGGATGGAAGAGTAGCGGTAATACGTGGTGTTGAGAAGCTAATGGGTGCAAAAGTAGTAGCAAGAGATTTAAGGGGAGGAGCTGCTTTGATTATTGCAGGTTTGGGAGCAGAAGGTGCTACAATAGTAGAAGAAGCAGAACACATTGATAGAGGATATGAATCAATCGAAAAGGCTTTAAAAAGTGTGGGAGGGGATATTGTAAGAATAATGTAA
- a CDS encoding cell division protein FtsQ/DivIB: protein MVKRAFKKRFLIFMFVMLVFIVLLYLFMFQSNYFEIKTIKVVGNQILSYNDIKELAMIDYGMNIFKVTPKKIESNLLANPYIKESKVKIQYPDTVEIFIKERQIVAQVKYQKDYLMIDKEGVVIKKDDYNPELPVIEGIKVEKYQIGKKLNDIFEKSYLGTLLELIEGTDFCSVIKYMNERQIILVTKNGIDISFDNPLDINYSFKFAELILKDLVEKGYHKGTIQIIGDSNPVFMP, encoded by the coding sequence ATGGTTAAAAGGGCTTTTAAGAAGCGGTTTTTAATATTTATGTTTGTGATGCTAGTATTTATAGTTTTGCTTTACCTTTTTATGTTTCAATCAAATTATTTTGAGATTAAAACTATAAAAGTTGTAGGCAATCAAATTTTATCTTATAATGATATTAAAGAGTTGGCTATGATAGATTATGGAATGAATATTTTTAAAGTTACTCCTAAAAAAATAGAAAGTAATTTACTTGCTAACCCCTATATAAAAGAAAGCAAAGTAAAAATTCAATATCCTGATACTGTAGAAATATTTATAAAAGAAAGACAAATAGTTGCACAAGTCAAATATCAAAAAGACTATTTAATGATAGATAAAGAAGGAGTGGTAATAAAAAAGGACGATTATAACCCTGAACTTCCTGTTATAGAAGGAATAAAAGTTGAGAAATATCAAATTGGCAAAAAGTTGAATGATATTTTTGAAAAAAGTTATTTGGGAACGCTTTTAGAACTCATAGAAGGTACTGATTTTTGTTCTGTTATAAAATATATGAATGAAAGACAAATTATATTAGTTACAAAAAATGGCATAGATATATCTTTTGACAATCCTTTGGATATTAATTATTCTTTCAAATTTGCCGAATTAATATTAAAAGATTTGGTTGAAAAAGGGTATCATAAAGGTACAATTCAAATTATTGGAGACAGCAATCCAGTATTTATGCCATAG
- a CDS encoding DUF881 domain-containing protein, translated as MKKSVYISVALVSIVLGIMLSTQFKIVKKSGVVTVQRAEELAAQLKELQSEKDALLKQINDLEAKINAYEDSASKNSVITQTLKNDVEKYKELAGLTDLQGPGVIVTINDSKQAVPPGQDPNLFLVHDEDLLRVVNELRAAGAEAISLNDQRLIATSEIRCVGPTVNVNSVRFSAPYVIKAIGDPDTLEAALKLKGGVVDTLATWGIEVNIKKSDNILIKKYDGVIKFRYAKPLVEGENK; from the coding sequence ATGAAAAAAAGTGTATATATTTCCGTAGCTTTAGTTTCAATAGTATTAGGAATAATGCTTTCTACTCAATTTAAAATAGTAAAAAAAAGCGGCGTAGTTACTGTGCAGAGAGCAGAAGAATTGGCAGCTCAATTAAAGGAACTGCAGTCAGAAAAAGATGCTCTTCTAAAACAGATTAATGATTTAGAAGCAAAAATAAATGCTTACGAAGATTCTGCGTCCAAGAATAGCGTAATTACTCAAACTTTGAAAAATGATGTAGAAAAATATAAAGAATTAGCAGGACTGACTGACCTTCAAGGTCCAGGAGTAATTGTAACTATAAATGATAGCAAACAAGCCGTTCCCCCAGGACAAGACCCTAATTTATTTTTGGTTCACGATGAGGACTTATTGCGAGTTGTAAATGAGCTAAGAGCGGCAGGAGCGGAGGCCATATCTTTAAATGACCAAAGATTAATTGCTACTTCAGAAATTAGGTGCGTTGGTCCTACAGTAAATGTAAATTCTGTGCGTTTTTCTGCGCCGTATGTCATAAAGGCTATTGGAGACCCTGATACATTAGAGGCTGCTCTTAAGCTAAAGGGTGGAGTAGTAGATACTTTAGCTACTTGGGGAATAGAGGTAAATATCAAAAAATCGGACAATATATTGATTAAAAAATATGACGGAGTGATAAAGTTTAGATATGCAAAACCTTTAGTTGAAGGAGAGAACAAGTAA
- a CDS encoding small basic family protein, which translates to MAYIIIISLLIGIVIGFILPINIPSTYVSYLSVAILAALDSVFGGIRASLEEKFDNLIFITGFFGNAILAGGLAYIGDVLGVPIYLAAIFVFGSRLFVNFAYIRRYLIDKMRKR; encoded by the coding sequence ATGGCTTATATTATAATAATTAGTTTATTAATAGGAATAGTGATAGGTTTTATTTTGCCAATTAATATCCCCAGCACTTATGTTTCTTATTTATCTGTTGCTATTCTTGCAGCGTTGGATTCAGTTTTTGGTGGTATTAGAGCTAGTCTTGAAGAGAAGTTTGATAATCTTATTTTTATAACTGGCTTTTTTGGCAATGCGATATTGGCAGGAGGCCTTGCTTATATTGGAGATGTGTTAGGAGTTCCTATTTATCTTGCGGCAATTTTTGTATTTGGAAGCAGGCTATTTGTCAATTTTGCATATATAAGGAGATATCTGATAGACAAGATGCGAAAAAGATAG
- the ftsA gene encoding cell division protein FtsA, with amino-acid sequence MGDLIVGLDIGTSKVCTIIGEGDKNGELHIVGIGYYPCYGVKKGVIVDIDETAYSIKKSVEQAERMANQKISSVYLKIYGGLTTIYKNNGVVAVSREDREITKQDVDRVLQAAKIIAIPSDKEIIDVIPLEYIVDGYGEIKDPVGMAGIRLEVNAAIVTGSVTAIQNMEKCVKKAGLEVEGIIVGPLATGEAVLLKDEKELGVALIDVGAGVTDISVFKYGSLIYSSMIAVGGWHITNDLSIGLKISFEEAENIKKKYGTLEKLSPEKLEPIKIASLAGKSKSATDVNEISDIIEARVSELLMLVYERLEEAKVLEDIVTNVVITGGGISFLKGNIELAQKIFNRNIRIGSPQNIGVATPIYSAGVGVVKYVYNNKRFMHNVQPTDKKEKKSSKLVDKLKEIFSDFWA; translated from the coding sequence ATGGGTGATTTAATAGTTGGTTTAGACATTGGCACATCTAAAGTATGTACAATTATTGGAGAAGGGGATAAAAATGGAGAACTGCATATTGTTGGGATTGGCTATTATCCGTGTTATGGGGTTAAAAAAGGGGTTATTGTAGATATAGATGAAACTGCCTATTCTATAAAAAAGTCTGTGGAGCAAGCGGAAAGAATGGCCAACCAAAAAATATCCTCTGTGTATTTGAAAATATATGGAGGGTTGACGACTATATATAAAAACAATGGAGTAGTAGCAGTATCGAGAGAAGATAGAGAAATAACAAAACAAGATGTGGATAGAGTTTTACAAGCTGCTAAAATCATTGCTATTCCTTCTGATAAAGAAATTATCGATGTTATACCATTAGAATATATTGTGGATGGGTATGGGGAAATAAAAGACCCTGTTGGAATGGCGGGTATAAGGTTAGAGGTAAATGCCGCTATAGTAACAGGTAGTGTTACCGCTATTCAAAATATGGAAAAGTGCGTTAAAAAAGCAGGGTTAGAGGTAGAGGGAATAATTGTAGGCCCTTTAGCTACAGGAGAAGCAGTACTTTTAAAAGATGAAAAAGAGTTGGGGGTTGCATTAATTGATGTGGGTGCAGGAGTGACTGATATTTCTGTTTTTAAGTATGGCAGCCTTATTTATTCATCTATGATAGCAGTCGGTGGATGGCATATCACAAACGATTTATCTATAGGGTTAAAGATTTCTTTTGAAGAAGCCGAAAATATAAAGAAGAAATATGGAACTTTAGAAAAATTATCCCCTGAAAAGCTGGAACCAATTAAAATTGCTAGTTTAGCAGGTAAAAGCAAATCAGCTACAGATGTAAATGAAATATCTGATATAATAGAAGCGAGGGTTTCTGAACTTTTAATGCTTGTGTATGAGAGATTGGAAGAAGCAAAAGTTCTGGAAGACATTGTTACAAATGTAGTCATAACAGGTGGAGGCATTTCCTTTTTAAAGGGAAATATAGAGTTGGCACAAAAAATTTTTAATAGAAACATTCGCATTGGTTCTCCGCAAAATATCGGAGTAGCAACTCCTATTTACTCGGCAGGGGTAGGAGTGGTAAAATATGTATATAACAATAAGAGGTTTATGCATAATGTCCAACCGACTGATAAAAAAGAGAAAAAGAGTTCTAAATTAGTTGATAAACTCAAAGAAATATTTAGCGATTTTTGGGCGTAA
- the ftsZ gene encoding cell division protein FtsZ has product MIGIETDMEQFAAIKVIGVGGGGGNAVNRMIDAGLRGVEFIAINTDKQALYLSKAEIKIQIGEKLTKGLGAGANPEIGKKAAEESREEIERVIKGADMIFITSGMGGGTGTGAAPVVAEIAKELGILTVGVVTKPFTFEGRKRMAHAEMGIEELKKHVDALITIPNDRLLQVVEKKTSMIDAFKLADDVLRQGVQGISDLIAVPGLVNVDFADVKTIMTNTGLAHMGIGIASGENKATEAAKQAIHSPLLETSIEGSRGILLNIAGGPNLTIFEVNEAANFIYEAADPDANIIFGAVIDEALEDQIRITVIATGFERNEKSKDTAKKKDTREPEVKLENVIESDDLDIPTFLRRGRR; this is encoded by the coding sequence GTGATAGGTATAGAAACTGATATGGAACAATTTGCTGCTATTAAAGTAATAGGAGTTGGTGGTGGAGGCGGAAATGCTGTAAATCGAATGATTGATGCTGGCCTTCGCGGTGTTGAGTTTATTGCAATTAATACAGACAAGCAGGCTCTTTATTTATCGAAAGCTGAAATAAAAATACAAATTGGTGAAAAATTAACAAAAGGGTTAGGAGCAGGAGCAAACCCTGAAATTGGGAAAAAAGCTGCTGAAGAATCTAGAGAAGAAATAGAACGAGTTATAAAAGGTGCTGATATGATATTTATCACTTCTGGCATGGGAGGAGGCACAGGAACAGGAGCTGCTCCTGTTGTGGCGGAAATAGCAAAAGAATTAGGAATTTTGACTGTAGGAGTAGTTACCAAGCCTTTTACCTTTGAAGGGAGAAAAAGGATGGCCCATGCAGAAATGGGCATTGAAGAACTTAAAAAACATGTAGATGCTCTTATTACTATTCCTAATGATAGATTATTGCAAGTTGTAGAGAAAAAGACTTCAATGATCGATGCTTTTAAATTAGCGGATGATGTTTTAAGACAAGGTGTTCAAGGTATATCCGATCTTATTGCAGTTCCTGGACTTGTCAATGTGGATTTTGCTGATGTAAAAACGATTATGACAAATACAGGTCTTGCACATATGGGAATAGGCATAGCTTCTGGGGAAAATAAAGCTACTGAGGCAGCGAAACAAGCCATTCATAGTCCACTATTAGAGACTTCAATTGAAGGCTCAAGAGGAATTCTTTTGAATATTGCAGGAGGTCCGAATTTAACCATATTTGAAGTTAATGAAGCGGCTAATTTTATCTATGAGGCTGCTGACCCTGATGCAAATATTATATTTGGTGCAGTAATAGACGAGGCATTAGAGGACCAAATAAGGATTACTGTTATAGCTACAGGATTTGAAAGAAATGAAAAATCTAAGGATACAGCAAAGAAAAAAGACACTAGGGAGCCTGAAGTAAAATTAGAAAATGTTATAGAGAGTGATGATTTAGATATACCTACTTTTTTAAGAAGAGGGAGACGATAA
- the spoIIGA gene encoding sigma-E processing peptidase SpoIIGA: MYLDVIFFENLIINYLILSLTRKFSKKGSKPIKLFLGALLGACYVLIFFLLPYKMIHEVFAKIILSLLIIYMAFTPKTLKEFLRILAVFYLISFAIGGTIFAVLYTAKFNLHSLWIGILIAILLFYTNWDYIVRKSKEEKMLYSIKIEIFQKQVEIKGLLDTGNRLYDPLTKSPVVVVEFLAMKNILPDNMEILLNEEKIDFNKIFEVLKEERWLSRIRLIPFISVGQSKGIMLGFKPDKLVVGEKEIRNVIVGVYKSQIDKYGNYAALLAPEILV; the protein is encoded by the coding sequence ATGTATTTAGACGTAATTTTTTTCGAAAATTTAATTATTAACTATCTTATTTTATCCCTTACACGAAAATTTTCTAAAAAGGGCAGCAAACCTATTAAGCTTTTTTTAGGTGCATTATTGGGAGCGTGTTATGTCCTAATATTTTTTTTGTTACCTTATAAGATGATTCACGAAGTTTTCGCAAAAATTATTTTATCTCTCTTAATAATATATATGGCATTTACTCCAAAAACATTAAAAGAATTTTTGAGAATTTTAGCAGTTTTTTATCTAATTTCTTTTGCGATAGGTGGGACAATTTTTGCAGTTTTGTATACGGCAAAATTTAATTTACACAGTTTATGGATTGGAATATTGATAGCTATTTTACTTTTCTATACTAATTGGGATTATATAGTGAGAAAATCAAAAGAGGAAAAAATGTTATACAGCATAAAAATAGAAATTTTTCAAAAACAAGTAGAGATAAAAGGATTATTGGATACTGGAAATAGATTATACGACCCTTTAACTAAATCGCCTGTTGTGGTAGTAGAGTTTTTGGCTATGAAAAATATACTTCCTGATAATATGGAAATTTTATTAAATGAAGAGAAGATAGATTTTAACAAAATTTTTGAAGTTTTGAAAGAGGAAAGATGGTTATCAAGGATAAGGTTAATACCCTTTATATCAGTAGGACAGTCTAAAGGAATAATGTTAGGATTTAAGCCAGATAAATTAGTGGTAGGTGAAAAAGAGATAAGGAATGTAATAGTAGGAGTATACAAAAGCCAAATAGATAAATATGGTAATTATGCGGCGTTGTTAGCACCAGAAATTTTAGTATAA
- the sigE gene encoding RNA polymerase sporulation sigma factor SigE, with the protein MQLKTKVKIEMLLLWKKILDFLDLSEGIFYIGGSEALPPPLSVEEEIYLISKMEKGDNEAKTVLIERNLRLVVYIAKKFENTGVGIEDLISIGTIGLIKAINTFNPKKKIKLATYASRCIENEILMYLRRNSKTKLEVSFDEPLNVDWDGNELLLSDILGTDNETVYKYIEDEVEKELLTSALKKLPDREKKIIGLRFGLEGGVEKTQKEVADMLGISQSYISRLEKKILKRLKKEMNRLV; encoded by the coding sequence GTGCAACTAAAAACAAAAGTAAAAATAGAAATGCTATTGTTGTGGAAAAAAATCCTTGATTTTTTAGATTTATCTGAAGGCATATTTTATATTGGAGGAAGTGAAGCATTACCTCCACCTCTTTCTGTAGAAGAAGAAATATATTTAATTTCAAAAATGGAAAAAGGAGATAATGAAGCAAAAACGGTACTTATTGAAAGAAATTTAAGATTGGTAGTATATATAGCAAAAAAATTTGAAAACACAGGAGTAGGAATCGAAGATTTAATATCTATTGGCACGATTGGACTTATAAAAGCTATTAATACTTTCAATCCTAAGAAAAAAATAAAATTAGCTACTTATGCTTCTCGATGCATTGAGAATGAGATATTAATGTATTTAAGAAGGAATAGCAAAACTAAATTAGAGGTTTCTTTTGATGAACCTTTAAATGTAGATTGGGATGGAAATGAACTTTTGCTTTCAGATATTTTAGGCACTGATAATGAAACAGTTTATAAATATATCGAAGATGAAGTAGAAAAGGAATTATTGACTTCTGCATTAAAGAAATTACCAGATAGAGAAAAAAAGATAATAGGACTTAGATTTGGATTAGAGGGTGGAGTAGAAAAGACTCAAAAAGAAGTGGCAGATATGTTGGGAATTTCACAGTCCTATATTTCTCGCTTAGAAAAAAAGATTTTAAAAAGATTAAAAAAAGAAATGAATAGACTAGTTTAA
- the sigG gene encoding RNA polymerase sporulation sigma factor SigG, producing the protein MNNKVEICGVNTSKLPVLKPSKQKELLQRMKNGDKKAREEFINGNLRLVLSVIQRFNNRGEYVDDLFQVGCIGLIKAIDNFDLNQNVKFSTYAVPMIIGEIRRYLRDNTPIRVSRSLRDIAYKALQVRDKLVSENSKEPTVGEIAKELDLPREEVVMALDAIQEPVSLFEPIYHDGGDAIYVMDQVSDDKNMDEVWLEKIALKEAIQKLSEREKMILTMRFFEGKTQMEVAKEIGISQAQVSRLEKAALNHMRKYI; encoded by the coding sequence ATGAATAACAAAGTTGAAATTTGCGGTGTCAATACCTCTAAGTTACCTGTTTTAAAACCTTCCAAGCAAAAAGAGCTACTGCAGCGGATGAAAAATGGAGACAAAAAAGCAAGAGAAGAATTTATAAATGGCAATTTGCGATTGGTACTAAGTGTTATTCAAAGATTTAATAATCGCGGGGAATACGTAGATGATTTGTTTCAAGTAGGATGTATAGGGCTTATAAAAGCTATTGACAATTTTGACTTAAATCAAAATGTAAAATTTTCTACTTATGCTGTTCCAATGATAATTGGAGAAATAAGAAGATACTTAAGAGATAACACTCCTATAAGGGTGAGCCGCTCTTTAAGAGATATAGCCTATAAAGCATTACAGGTAAGGGACAAATTAGTATCGGAAAATTCCAAAGAGCCGACAGTAGGCGAAATAGCTAAAGAGCTGGACCTTCCAAGAGAGGAAGTGGTAATGGCTCTTGATGCTATTCAAGAACCGGTTTCTTTGTTTGAACCTATATATCATGATGGTGGAGATGCAATTTATGTGATGGACCAAGTCAGCGATGACAAAAATATGGATGAAGTGTGGCTAGAGAAAATTGCATTAAAAGAAGCAATACAAAAACTAAGCGAAAGGGAAAAAATGATATTGACGATGAGATTTTTTGAAGGGAAAACCCAGATGGAGGTAGCAAAAGAGATAGGAATATCTCAAGCACAAGTTTCAAGATTAGAAAAAGCGGCTTTAAATCACATGAGGAAATACATCTAG
- a CDS encoding YlmC/YmxH family sporulation protein produces the protein MIKASELRDKDVIDINTGEKLGNIIDIEVNLEEGRVEGIVIPKETSFFRFFNKDIEIYLPWESIKKIGTDVILVDFKDREA, from the coding sequence ATGATTAAAGCTTCAGAATTAAGAGATAAAGATGTTATAGATATAAATACAGGAGAAAAATTAGGGAATATAATTGACATTGAAGTAAACCTTGAAGAAGGAAGAGTAGAGGGAATTGTTATACCGAAAGAAACAAGTTTTTTTAGGTTTTTTAATAAAGATATAGAAATATACTTGCCGTGGGAATCTATAAAAAAGATTGGAACGGACGTTATATTAGTAGATTTCAAAGACAGAGAAGCTTAA
- the nrdR gene encoding transcriptional regulator NrdR has translation MKCPYCGYPDSKVIDSRPTDDNTSIRRRRECLKCGKRFTTYEKVEQLPILVIKKDNRREVYDRDKILKGMIKACEKRPVPIKVLEEITDEIDKRIINSMEREITSTEIGEMVMEKLKNVDEVAYVRFASVYRQFKDINTFMDELKKLLKENETKKEKT, from the coding sequence ATGAAATGCCCTTATTGTGGGTATCCAGATTCAAAAGTTATTGATTCTCGACCTACAGATGATAACACTTCTATAAGGAGAAGAAGGGAATGTTTAAAATGTGGGAAGAGATTTACTACTTATGAGAAAGTAGAACAATTGCCTATACTTGTAATAAAAAAAGACAATCGCCGAGAAGTCTATGACAGAGATAAAATATTAAAAGGCATGATAAAAGCTTGCGAAAAAAGGCCAGTGCCTATAAAGGTGTTAGAAGAAATTACAGATGAAATTGACAAAAGAATAATAAATTCAATGGAAAGGGAAATAACCTCCACCGAAATCGGAGAAATGGTAATGGAAAAACTTAAAAATGTAGATGAAGTAGCTTATGTCAGATTTGCTTCTGTTTATAGGCAGTTTAAAGACATAAATACTTTTATGGATGAACTTAAGAAACTTCTTAAAGAGAATGAGACAAAAAAAGAAAAGACATAA
- a CDS encoding response regulator transcription factor, translated as MAHTVLVIEDEIHILELLRYNLEAAGYKVITSENGKEGLDKAFEGKPDLVILDLMLPDVDGLEICKILKKNDETKNIPIIMLTAKSEEFDKVLGLELGADDYITKPFSVRELLARIKAVLRRTQQPEEEKEEIIKFGDIVIDTGKHLVYKKGKVLELTLKEFELLKLLSQNMGKVLTRDYLLDKVWGYEYAGETRTVDVHIRHLRKKIEDDDKSPVYIETVRGIGYKLNDKGEA; from the coding sequence ATGGCCCATACGGTTTTGGTTATAGAAGATGAAATTCATATATTGGAACTTTTAAGATACAACTTGGAAGCAGCAGGGTACAAAGTTATTACTTCGGAAAATGGAAAAGAAGGCTTGGATAAAGCATTTGAAGGAAAACCCGATTTGGTTATATTAGATTTGATGTTGCCAGATGTAGATGGACTGGAAATATGTAAAATTTTAAAAAAGAATGATGAAACGAAAAATATACCGATAATAATGTTAACAGCAAAAAGCGAAGAATTTGATAAAGTATTGGGATTGGAGTTGGGAGCAGATGATTATATAACAAAGCCTTTCAGCGTAAGAGAATTGTTAGCTCGAATTAAAGCTGTTCTTCGGCGAACCCAACAACCAGAAGAAGAAAAAGAAGAAATAATAAAATTTGGTGATATAGTTATAGATACTGGGAAGCATTTGGTTTATAAAAAAGGAAAAGTCCTAGAATTGACTTTAAAAGAGTTTGAGCTTTTAAAACTTTTGTCTCAAAATATGGGTAAAGTATTAACTAGAGACTATCTTTTAGACAAAGTATGGGGATATGAATATGCTGGAGAAACTCGAACTGTTGATGTACACATCAGGCATTTAAGAAAGAAAATAGAAGACGATGATAAATCCCCTGTATATATTGAAACTGTAAGAGGAATTGGGTATAAGTTAAATGATAAAGGTGAAGCGTAA